In Candidatus Bathyarchaeota archaeon, a single window of DNA contains:
- a CDS encoding iron-sulfur cluster assembly scaffold protein produces MSYTERSHLKYTQKLIELFKNPKNVGEMKDATVTVTEGSPVCGDVMQLSLKIDGEKIVDAKFLSFGCAANIATGSIITEKVKGLSINEAEKITMNDVAKELGGLPSVKMHCAVLAAKALKKAIEEYKVKVSKKNGVN; encoded by the coding sequence ATGAGTTATACTGAAAGAAGCCATTTAAAATATACTCAAAAACTAATAGAATTGTTTAAAAACCCTAAAAATGTTGGAGAAATGAAGGATGCTACTGTAACTGTAACTGAAGGAAGCCCGGTTTGCGGTGATGTAATGCAATTATCATTAAAAATCGATGGAGAAAAAATTGTTGATGCAAAATTTCTTTCTTTTGGATGCGCAGCCAATATTGCTACAGGCTCTATAATAACAGAAAAAGTTAAAGGGCTTTCAATAAATGAAGCTGAAAAAATAACTATGAATGATGTTGCAAAGGAATTAGGGGGTTTACCTTCAGTAAAAATGCATTGCGCAGTTTTAGCAGCTAAAGCATTAAAAAAAGCTATTGAAGAATATAAAGTTAAGGTTTCAAAGAAAAATGGAGTTAATTAA